A stretch of the Ostrea edulis chromosome 9, xbOstEdul1.1, whole genome shotgun sequence genome encodes the following:
- the LOC125658337 gene encoding fatty acid desaturase 6-like, with the protein MPFTRSKIESKEESGTEIVYDRVKEDELPKFSDLNNEVMAFVNRCSWWEKYGVDWCITGMGFIMSYVALICMQSSSPLTFCLGVFIYGYCYQMFAVRCAHASVHNSLCEFRAVNRILGFFFGDFLSSFSSDVGYDIHIRVHHPHTNIIGLGDSSSWKMSFLPALFYMYFAPLLLPLMSVPVSLKELWGQWKKMARYVILMLMGYFVNVALLMKISGFSFTGALLCILVSRGLLSIPYIHVNVFQHIGLPMYSRDHRPKKIYLMSTGVLNLPRNPILDFTFGHAIISAHVEHHLFPHMSDNMCLMIKPIVSRFLKKNGLPYNEDSYLSRMWHFTVKYKELMVNAPPITHFVGIQ; encoded by the coding sequence ATGCCTTTCACGAGATCAAAGATAGAATCCAAGGAAGAAAGTGGAACAGAAATTGTTTACGACCGCGTCAAAGAAGATGAGTTGCCCAAATTCTCTGACTTGAACAATGAAGTGATGGCCTTCGTGAACCGGTGCAGCTGGTGGGAGAAATATGGCGTGGATTGGTGCATCACTGGCATGGGTTTCATCATGTCCTATGTAGCGTTGATCTGCATGCAGTCATCCAGCCCGCTGACATTTTGCCTTGGGGTCTTCATCTATGGATACTGTTACCAAATGTTTGCTGTGCGTTGCGCGCACGCTAGTGTGCACAATTCTCTGTGCGAGTTTCGCGCCGTAAATCGCATCTTGGGTTTCTTCTTTGGGGACTTCCTATCGTCGTTTTCTTCTGATGTTGGCTATGACATACATATTCGCGTACATCATCCTCACACCAACATAATTGGCCTTGGCGACTCCAGCAGCTGGAAGATGTCTTTTCTACCAGCACTCTTTTATATGTATTTCGCCCCCCTCCTGCTTCCACTAATGTCTGTGCCTGTCTCTCTCAAAGAACTCTGGGGACAGTGGAAAAAAATGGCTAGATACGTCATCCTCATGCTGATGGGATATTTTGTCAATGTCGCACTGCTAATGAAGATTTCTGGGTTTTCTTTTACAGGAGCCTTACTGTGCATACTTGTTTCGCGAGGTTTATTGTCGATACCTTACATCCATGTCAATGTCTTTCAACATATTGGACTTCCCATGTACTCGCGTGATCACcgaccaaagaaaatatatttaatgtcCACGGGCGTGTTAAATCTGCCCCGAAATCCGATACTGGACTTCACATTTGGACATGCAATTATTAGCGCTCATGTGGAGCATCATCTGTTTCCTCACATGTCCGACAACATGTGTCTGATGATCAAGCCAATCGTTTCTcgatttttgaagaaaaatggACTGCCGTATAACGAGGATAGTTACTTAAGCCGAATGTGGCACTTCACCGTGAAATACAAAGAGTTAATGGTGAATGCTCCCCCTATAACTCATTTTGTTGGAATTCAGTGA